actcaatagatgttcaggaatggatcttttcatagtaagaagactaagtcgacttgacttttcccattgtgcatgatgagttctctcggcagctgtactggagtcagtaagatcaacaggtttttcttctcgtaggcacaagtttatatccattatgcctaaagtaaattccacatctcgtttccatgtcttgtagttggaagcattcaaaatatggatggaagcattattgttgttcacagaaaaggagactgaaaaattcaaaaattaaaacttgaataagcaatatgagcaatgtattagaaaatattgtagaatcaactggtcattataaactcccctttggggtgagaatataacacacacatgatctaccttcatgaagttaacaacaaagaaaaaatacatatcatttaagaattttattacctttgggcaaataaatttcttaaaaattatgtattaattcaagcaaaaaaataataataaatttatatatttaaattattacctttgggcaaataattaaaatatatatatttaatattaactcacttcatggaatgtgaactaatatatgtaaatactacctttgggcaagtaattacacatatagtcaaccaaaaattataatattttcttcaacatgtgaaatttggtgataaaacaatcattgaaaatttaataattttcaaccaaatttctaaaaagttatatataaattgcttgtaatatattgataataaaaaataaagtgtccaccataacacattatttttacatcaaacaatcaagttttaaaattttagaacaacaaataatggaaaaatgtgaaataaagaatattggtggagattacatagtcaagataaatcaaataagagagtgactatgtcatatgggacgagaagaaacccaaaaaattttctatgattgacaaatttcgaaaaattatcaaaaattatttttaataattttttaactgcataattatcattaaaataataataattattaaacggagtcaaaaaattaattaaaaaacatagaaaaatcagaaattaaattctaataacgctgaaaaaaaaaacgtcgAAAACGGACCTCCCAGCCGGccccacgcgcccccacgcgccgcctgcgcgagtgggcttcgcggcTGGGCTGGGTCTTCTTCCTCCAGCCGGATCTTCCAGGCGGGTCGCGCGACCCGGTCGGCCCCAGTCGGGTCTGCACGTTTTTCCGGCCAAATAATCGACGAAAACAATGGATTTTCGATGGGTTTTGCTCGGGATGTAATTTCTAATCAATCTAAGCTACTAATTTCGggtattaattgctaaaaaacaatagatctaaagaaaagctatacaaaataaagaacataaaataaaattgatttggaATATCAATcttaatcaaaatacaaaattaatcatttaagaacattcataaacaattaataatgagatatctataatcaattttagattaaaaacgataaaatcaaaatacacaattataatttcacattataaccatataaaccctaaaactttaaaattaaaattctcttaatatagaCTATgaattcaaacatataatatatcaattgaaagagaatttaacgatcaataaaatccctaaagttttaagatttatcaacaaaaaattgcacataaaataataacgaaattgatgtgaaattatggataattaacatatacaaattaattatactaattataggttctaaatcatatacaataggcaatctgataccacatgttaaataaattaacaattaacccaagatctatttgtatataacatagaacacaatagtagtatatgataattgagtatgtgtacctgattgatccatagcaattatctctgattgatccacagcagttactccaatttgatagtacaatactatcaactaagtcttcctccctagatctctaaatcagaagcagtttattttttctgattatcaaaaggtatacaattgtgatgagacaatatgtatttatagagttagggaggggacttagctacaaaaccctagttgggctcacgctcatcaaaggcttcagtcaactagaaaagcccacacttctgcttcacctagactttactcacagatgctaagcccattaacaattgatcaccaacaacatgggctaatacagcaaagaactatccaatcaacccaagttttaataaaaccaataaaatttaatgtaagcccaaataaaaagtctaacacaTCCATTTTAAATCTACAGCAGCTAACCCATTTAGATATTTCATCTAACAATTTGATAGGTGAAATTCCAGAAATTTGTAGTAACTCAACGAAAAATCCATTCTCGTGTATCTCTTCAAAACATCACTTAGTGGGTTCTCCTCCATTGCATTTAACATCCCTGCTTCTATCTCATAATCAACTTCACGGGACAATACCTTCTTGGATATATTCCCTTCCATCTTTACAACATTTATATCTAGCTTCCAATAAATTCAGTGGTAGCATTCAAGAATTCCATTACAATTCCTTGGTATCTCTTCTTTTAGGTTATAATAACTTACAAGGCTTCTTTCCAACGTCAATTTTTCAGCAAGTCAatctttcttctttgtttctttcCTCAAATAATATGAGCGGTGTCGTGCAATTAGACCAATTTTCAAAACTGAAAAAACTCAAATCTCTTTATCTTTCTAATAATAGTTTTTCATgtgtatataataataataataataataataataataataataataataatacttttcCGAATACTCTTTCTGAATTGTATTTGTCTTCATGTGGTATAAGTGAGTTCCCCTACTTCCTAAGAAGCTTGCAAAATTTAGAAAGATTGGATCTCTCCAACAATCAAATTGAAGGCAGTGTTCCCCAATGGTTATGGAATGTGGGTAAGGATTCATTGATATTCCTAGATATTTCTCACAACTCTTTGACACAAATAGATCAGATTCCATGGAAGACTCTAGGATTCATTAATCTCGCCTTCAACCGACTTCAAGGTCATCTTCCAGTCCTACCACCTTCTACAACTTTTATTTCAATCTCAAACAATTCATTTGTTGGGGAAATATCACTATCCATTTGCAATCTCACTTCGCTTAGAGGACTTGATTTGTCCAATAACAATTTGAGTGGGAACATTCCTCCATGCCTAGGAAATTCAAGCTCTCTCGAAGTGCTAGATTTGAGAAAAAATAAGTTTCATGGAATCATTCCTCCAGCTTTTGCCAAGGAAAACAGCCTAATAGTTTTGAATGTTAATGAAAATCAATTGGAAGGATCATTGCCAAAATCATTGGTCAACTGTGAGGAGCTGGAACTTTTAGATATTGGAAACAACAACATAAATGGAGCATTTCCCAGGTGGTTGGAATCTCTTCCAAACCTTAAAGTTCTTATCTTAAGATCTAATAGATTTCAAGGTCCAATAGGCAATCCCAAGGTCAGACATCCCTTTCAAAATTTGAGAATCGTGGATTTTAGTGGCAATCAATTCACTGGCCATTTGCcacataaatattttaataattttgtggGAATGATGGATGCTTATTCTGATGAGTTGAACTACATGGAGGCATTTGaaaatatgataattaattacgTATTATGATATCAGTTCATTGACAATAAAAGGAAATTATGTTGAGTTACCAAAAATCCAATCTATGATTATAACCATTGACTTCTCAAGAAACAACTTCACAGGAGAGATTCCAAAGGTGATTGGTAAGCTCAACTCACTCAAAGGCCTCAATTTTTCTCATAACAAGCTTGTTGGTAATATCCCTTCATCATTGGGAAATTTGAGCAATCTGGAAGGGTTAGATCTCTCCTCCAACGAGCTTGATGGAATGATTCCAAGACAATTGGGGACAAATCTGCATCAACTCGAAGTTTTAAATCTTTCGGTGAACAAATTGGAGGGACCAATTCCTCGTGGCCCACAATTCAATACATTCAATGAAGATTCATATAGTGGGAATTCGGGCTTATGTGGATTTCCACTTAAATCATGCAACGAGGACAAAACATCATCACCAACCTCTCAACAAGAAGAGGAGGAGGAGCATGCGAATGGATTATCTGATTGGAAAATCGTGTTGATGGGATATGGAAGTGGAATGGTTATTGGAATTTCATTGGGATACATGCTCCTTTCCGATAAAATCATTGATGGGCTGGTCGAAACGGTAAAAGGAGAACAATGGAGTCGTTTGGTAAAAAGATCAAAGCGGAATGCTCGTCAAGATCGTAGAATTGGAAGAAGACATtagtttacattttctgtattttGTTGAAATATCTGTAATAACTTTTGTGTATTCTTAATAAATTATGTTGTTGTTTACAAAAAAGTATGTTTTCTATTCTACGCAGTGATTTATTATTATGTAAGTTTTTGTTTAAATAGATTTTAATCAACTTTGTAATTCGATTTATATAGCTagcattaattttatatatactttcaATATTACTTTAacatgaataaaaaattaaattaataacgaAATGATAAATGAGATAGAGAATTAGAATGCTAtttagctaaaaaaaaaaaatagctaaagTGCTTAAATTGACCATTTACCTCATCTCATTAAGTtctcataaatattttttatatatattatttcaagTTGTCATAAATTTCAGTCAACACAAAATATGAGCACTTAAAAGTATTTAGTTATGTGACTTATGCTCCCATCAAGCAAGGAGAGCTTGAACCCCGAGCAAAAAAGTGCATTTTTAATCTCAACTCAGATAATAAATTTGTTTGAGGTGGAGTTGCAAGACAATGGCGATGCTAGGTTTAGTTTATGCATTTTTAGGTTCCGTttagtaaaatttatatgtaaaaTTTTTACGTCTTTGTGATgatatattttaatgtaaaaagtATTAAAAATGGAAACCCTATTTGCTACACAAGTCATAAAAATATTCTCGTCTAATATGTAACCTATATCTATATAACTATAGCATATTAAATttggaaatatatttataatttttgtattatatatatttgatttttaaattattatcttttataTTAAAACATTAATTGtacatttaattttgtttaaatgatatataaatatatgtggaTTGAATTTAGTATTTTATGAATATCcttatatatagtaataaattacaaaaaattaattaataatgataattaatttaattttaaaatataattaatcttaattaaaattttataaggaaataaattattaggttacTTCCAAGTTagaagttatttattatttgataattactcTTTACTGTTATTTGGTTAATTTCTATTATTGTTTTTATAGGGTTAGAATTTGTAGTTTCATGTGTTGAAACTAATTAGGTTTTCCCATTAGTCTTcatgtcttttgacatggttctATAATTTCTCTCATTGGTTTTGGTTTATTGGTTTCTGGCACTAGTTACTGGTTCTTGGTTCTAGGTTCGTTCGAGTGTCCATGGCGTCGAGTAGTTATCAGAGAATGGAGGCAGCGGAGAAAATGGCAGGGATTTTTATGCCGAAATGGCAGGTGCAACCGGAAATAGATGAATTTGTTGGCATAAAAGAATCTTTAAGCTGGATTGACCGTCATTTGTGTGGACAATTGATTTTGAAAACTGATAGCCAAATTACGTTGTCATCCTTTTTTGGTTTATTAGTTCATGATGTTCGTACTCTTCTCTTATCTTTAAATAATGTTGAGTTGTGTTTTGTCAAACGATCTGCAAACAAGCTGGCTCATGTTTTAGCCAGGGATTCTTGTTTCTCTCCAAGTCGTATGCTTCAATTGGAGAATTGTTCCAACGAAGTGCGTTCTATTGTTATTAACGATTGTTGGTTAATAAAGTTGCtaagtttattaaaaaaatgaattcTACCTGCCTATTCCAAAAGTAATACAATAAAATCAGAAGTGGTTGGCTAAGTCGCAAGCTTATGGGTTATAGTTATTGGGAGAATTCGTATACGATATATTGAATCCTCCGCGCGCATCCTATCGAGAATTgggaaagaaaaagagaagacACGACAAGAAACAACTTAGCGATAAAGGGTCCTTGCGGG
This Cannabis sativa cultivar Pink pepper isolate KNU-18-1 chromosome 6, ASM2916894v1, whole genome shotgun sequence DNA region includes the following protein-coding sequences:
- the LOC133038694 gene encoding receptor like protein 22-like yields the protein MSGVVQLDQFSKLKKLKSLYLSNNSFSCVYNNNNNNNNNNNNNNTFPNTLSELYLSSCGISEFPYFLRSLQNLERLDLSNNQIEGSVPQWLWNVGKDSLIFLDISHNSLTQIDQIPWKTLGFINLAFNRLQGHLPVLPPSTTFISISNNSFVGEISLSICNLTSLRGLDLSNNNLSGNIPPCLGNSSSLEVLDLRKNKFHGIIPPAFAKENSLIVLNVNENQLEGSLPKSLVNCEELELLDIGNNNINGAFPRWLESLPNLKVLILRSNRFQGPIGNPKVRHPFQNLRIVDFSGNQFTGHLPHKYFNNFVGMMDAYSDELNYMEAFENMIINYVL
- the LOC133038695 gene encoding receptor-like protein 9DC3, coding for MIITIDFSRNNFTGEIPKVIGKLNSLKGLNFSHNKLVGNIPSSLGNLSNLEGLDLSSNELDGMIPRQLGTNLHQLEVLNLSVNKLEGPIPRGPQFNTFNEDSYSGNSGLCGFPLKSCNEDKTSSPTSQQEEEEEHANGLSDWKIVLMGYGSGMVIGISLGYMLLSDKIIDGLVETVKGEQWSRLVKRSKRNARQDRRIGRRH